The DNA region cacaaacatttccaatgaTTGGGTGGAGATCTCTATTCAGTTCAATGCTGAGGTCAAGAGTCGGCAGATGTGGGGAAGAGATAGCTGTTTGTGATAGTGCTGACTTTAATTAGACACATAGAGCACAGCACAATGCCCTCTGGAAGTTATTTACGGAACTGGAAATGAGAATGTaattcatccttgtgcttttaTGTGATGTTTCATTTCTTATTGCACTGACATTGCAGACATGCAGAAGCAAATTGTCACGCAGGAGTAGCAGACACACAACCGCCAGTGATCCTCAGACGACCTGCAGTTTTGACAAGAAGCTCTGCCTATTAGCAAACCCCTCAGCAGGAGCGGCGCCCTCGCACATCTGAGGGTGTGGCTCTGGCTCCACGGCACAGAAGTGCGACTTCATCCGACACGGCAAAGTCGGCACTTAGCAGGCCGACGTGAAAGCTCAGTAAATCCAGTCACAAATCCAGTCCAGTATGCGTTATCTTTATTCTGCATAAAAGTGCTTTCGGCAGGGACGGCGTGCACTTAGGGACCAACATCGTCTCTCAGATGACACCACGCTGTGACCCTGGACACCCTGTGACCCTGGACACCCTGTGGCCCTGGTCCCCGGGTGCCTCAGCATGATTTGTGGCGACTGGGGTCTGCTGGATTGCTCACAAATCAAGCAAGGGAGAGGGGGATCTCTGCGCTGCCATCCATTTTTACACTTCAAACAAACATCAGGTCACAGATTACACCTTCAATCACTTATCTCCACCTCTGACCAGACTGGAGCTGACATGCGTCTACTACAAATGTCCCCCCAAGTTGCCTGTCCCTGACTCCAGTGAATCCTGTAAAGATGAAAATCACACAACTTCAGCTGATGTAAACCGGCAACTTTCCATCGAAGGGCTGCATAAGCATCCATGATATTCATCAAATGGTAATGAAACTAATGGTCTGAAGTGAGTCGGAAGCAGTCATATCACAGCAGCAGGGTCATTACAGGAGCAGATCAAAAGCAGTCACAGCTGTGGCGGCGACACATGTGTGGTCCAGACCTTAAAGAGAGAAAACCATGTGACGCAAAGCAGCTATAGGTGGCGaagcagcagtggtggaagaagtattcagatcctttactcaagtgaaagaaagaaatccacgtagaagtaaaagtcctgcattcaaaaccttactgtCAGCATTATCAGTAAGTAAGTATGACATGTAAGATGACTCATTGTGCATTGatcattggtgtgtgtgttgcatttcactgctgtagatgtttaaggctGTGCTTTATCTTGATTATAAACTGTCAATCAATCATATGTTTGTAATCAGCTTGGTGACGATGCATTCTCCAGCTGATTCAAGAGggttttaaaatagtttattcaacttaagaagtaggagaatTGTGTCAACGcataaagaaacacttcatccttcagctTAACACAAACATTCAATATCGACACATCTGAAGGAACATGACTGCACAGGAAGGGGATGAAAAACTGTAGTCTGATAAGTAATTTTAGACTCATTTAATGGAGTAAAACGTGCAATATTgtcctctgagatgtagtgcagcaGAGatatacagtagtacagtacaagtacctaggatttatacttaagtacagttgAGTAAATGTTCTTTCCACCGCTGCGAGGTATCTCTGGTGATATGGGATGCAAAGAAAATATGACACAAAATCAAAACATGCCGTAACTTCTGTTCAGACATTGAATATATTTCacttgtattttatttggaaAGTAAATCTTCACTCCAAAGCTGACGGTCATCTTCCCACCCCCCGTAAAACTGAGCTCAGGATCAGCAGCAGGACTTTATCTTGGCACCTATAAAGGCTCCAATTAACAAGTGAGGAGGTCTTCTGAAGATATCCAAGACCATGGTTTAATCTGACCATCTGTTTCTTATCTACTcacctttattttttaaatttgctaATTTATTTGTCTAAGGGATACCGGGCCAGCGAGCAGCAGGCGTCCAATCCTCTCCCTGGGGAATTAGGTAGAGGTGGGACCcacctggagtgtgtgtgtttgtgtgtttgtgtgagtgcttGTGTTTTTTCTAAGACCAAGGATCAAGCACAAGCCGAATAAGCATGATGGaatttttcttttatcattcACTTTTTTTAGTTGAACTTTTttgacacacaaatacaaaatcgTGTAAACAGACGCAGAGAAGAAGCTGAGTCTCTGCCATGTTAGACTCCCCTCAACTGGTTTATAAGGACAGCACAACACCAGGCTGATCCACACAGCCCGTCCTTTTCACCAGACATTTCTCAAAGCTGGTGCATTTACAGTGTAATAATCCACAGTGAGCTCCCTGTTATCACCACTAGGAGGCCTGTTTTGTCCTGTTTTGGATTATCCAAACTAAACCTGCTGTAAATAATGTTCCTTAAATAGTTTGTAAAACTTAATACTgtcttactttttcttttacgtCCTGCTATAGGATTTAAACTGATGTAAAAGTGATTTattgtataattatataacGCACTTGACAttgcatgtacatgtatgtatgtgtgtgtgtgtgtgtgtatctgatgtttgtgtttgtgatgcaAATTTATTACAACAAGAAAAAGCAATCATGTGGGGAGTTTTATTACTgcacagtaatataatataatgttttgctATAGTTTCACTGCATTAACCAACAGGCTCAATGAAAAGGATTTAGAAATAGACATTGTTGGCACAACGATGGTGTCAATGTGAGGTTTCCTTTAGTTTTTGTTTCGATCCGGTGCGTTTGCTTGTCCTTTTCTCATGGAAATAAAAACCGAGACTTGAGAATTGAATTGACACATTCCGGCTCGAGCTACCCGCTGACGTTTAATCTCATCTTCAAACAGTTTGAAATTCACTGTCGATGTAATTACGTTGTCATTTCAAGGCAACTCATCAAACTGGTAGTATTCCTCATGTGGCAGGAGACGCGCTTTTATTATCGATTGGCGACAAAAAGAGACGAAATGTGACAGTTTGCATTTTCTAACAGCCGTTTAATTGTGATTGTGATGTAAATCCAGGTGAGTTGAAATGTCCAGACTTGTCCCGCGTGTGAGGAAAATCCACCTTTTCTAAACTAAAAGCAACGCTGAAAAGTTTTCAGGCCGATTAGAAGATAAAGGATTGAAAGGAGAGTGAGGCAGGGTGCTGCAGGGTGGTGCTGCAGGGTGGTGCAGGGTGGTGCAACCTGAGCAACAGGTCCGCTTTGTTTACCTGATGTCATGTATTCTCTTCAGTAACGGACACACACTGATCCAATCAACTGTTTGAtcgcattattattattattattgttgttgtttttattattattagaactTGCTCACACCAATTACAATGTTgttaatttaaatatgttctcTTCATTACAAAAACTGAAGTTAGATGATGTTAGAAAAAACTTTCCAAATTAATTGACAGCttaaattgattgattgatcgattgattgattgattgatcaaTTTACCAGATGCAACTTCAGGGTGGGAtcgacaaatgtataattttggGAAGTTATTGAATTTAATCGGttattgtatttgtcttttcCTGCAAATtcctaaaatattattattatttttgataacaATCATTCTGCAtagtataaaacatttgtaataagGCCTGTCTGCAAGGGGAATGTATCGGGGATCTTCGTCCTCCGGGCCGCCAGAAGAGgtgagagagtggaggagggggagggctAACTGGGAGATGTTTTactgggggaggaggaggggggtcgTCCTGGGAGGGAACCAGGGTGTGGAGGGACGAGTTTAAAAAGGCAGACAGCGCCAACagtcactcactctctcacacaatctcctctcctccaacTCCCACCGGCGgccagctctgcagctctgcagctctgcagctctgcagctcctgtgATCCTCTGAGTTTTGCTTTGATTCACTTCAGAAGTTTTGGAACTGTATCGGACTCTAACTATTTTTCTGACAACtaaggatttttcttttttaaagatctTTTCAGCATGGAGACCACCACTGGGGAATATGTCGATAACTATGAGTATTACGATGACAATGAGACTGCCTGTGACTTCTCAGAGTGGGAGCCCTCTTACTCCCTCATCCCCGTCCTCTACATGCTCATCTTCATCCTGGGCCTGTCAGGTAACGGTGTGGTCATCTTCACTGTCTGGAGATCCAAATCTAAACGTCGGGCTGCAGATGTGTACATAGGAAACCTGGCCATTGCTGACCTGACCTTTGTTATAACCCTGCCTCTCTGGGCCGTGTACACAGCGCTGGGCTACCATTGGCCCTTCGGTGTGGCTCTGTGCAAAATCAGCAGCTATGTTGTTCTGGTCAACATGTACGCCAGTGTTTTCTGCCTCACCTGCCTGAGCTTTGACCGCTACCTGGCCATCGTGCACTCTCTGTCCAGCAGCAGGCTGCGTTCCCGGGGGACAATGCTTGCGTCCTTGGGGGCTATTTGGGTCCTGTCCGGCCTGCTGGCTGTGCCCACGCTGCTCTTCCGCACCACTGTGAACGACCAAAACAGCAACAGGACAACATGCGCCATGGACTTCAGCCTGGTGACCATGAACCAGAGGCACGAGTACCTCTGGATCGCCGGGCtcagcctctcctcctccgctTTGGGttttctccttcctttcttGGCCATGACCATCTTCTACTGCTTCATCGGCTGCACCGTCACACGCCACTTCAACAACCTGCGCAAGGAGgaccagaaaaagaaaaggctgcTGAAGATCATCACCACGCTGGTGGTGGTGTTTGCATTCTGCTGGACTCCCTTCCACGTGCTGAAGAGCATGGACGCCCTCTCCTACCTGAACCTGGCTCCGAATTCCTGCGGCTTCCTGCGCTTCCTGCTGCTGGCTCACCCCTACGCTACCTGCCTGGCCTACGTCAACAGCTGCCTCAACCCGTTCTTGTACGCCTTCTTTGACCTGCGCTTTCGTTCCCAGTGTCTGTGCCTGCTCAACCTGAAGAAGGCTATGCATGGCCACATGAGCTCCATGTCATCTACGCTCAGCGCCCAGACTCAGAAGTCAGAGATTCAGTCTCTGGCCACCAAGGTGTAGAGGGCAAAGGGAAAGGTGGAGCGGGGCTCCAACCACTGGAACACTTGTAAAAAATACTTTACGTGTCCATTGTTTAAAGCTGGTAAGCTGAGATGATGAACTTTCACCGCTCACAGTCATGAAATCCATAATATGTTCCTCCTATGCTACAGCGAGAGATGTGGATGCTCTGTATGTTGTGTGGACTTGAAGCCGGAGCCAGCTGGCTGCGCTCATTCGCTTCTCAAGTTCCCAGAGTTGTTGTGTCCTGCGCTGCAAAAGTTCTCATTTCTATCATGAAAACAAGGCAgaattatgattttttttttaaacacacactgttgatTGTAAATCAATTTACACAGAAATCTGTTTACACTGGATAAAACATAAAGCTGTACAGTATTTTCATACCatagcatttgttttgtttgtttcttgatgtattgctgttttgttttagaaGCACTTGTTAAAAAAGAAGATGTGTGAGCAGGGAACTCAAACAGAGACGTGTCCtcttaaaaacatgttgtttgtgAAAGTAGAAGTCTGcagcagagaggggggggggggtgtaagaGGAGAAAAGGTGTTGCGGCTTAATTATATAGTTTGTTGAGAAGAGACGGGGGGCAGACAGGCAGATGGCAGATGACAAATGTTGTTGGGGAACAGGAACGGGGCAGGGCGGGGTGGAGGGGTTTCACAGTGTAGTCACAGCACTAAAGAGGGACAAAGGAactctgtaaataaatgttccaGTTTGAtgcatatgttttatttttcgaCATCACTGTAACTAACTACTGTATTAAAGATGTGTTCTATGAACTCTAAGATTCacgtgtgtgcctgtgtgtgaaaacaaaggTTATTCATGTGTTAACATCTTGGTTAAAAGTTCTAAtactaaatgtaaatatttacacagaaGGGGggtctttttaaaaaaaaaacttaaactCCTTTTAGTTTCACGTCAGTTTCATTACACCATCCTGTTATTTCAGGGGTAAGTATCTCCAGAGGGCTGACGCTTTGTTATGAATGCCTTGCATTTGGTTTACACCTTCAAACTAATAGATCTCTAATCTCTATTGATTCACAGACGCTCTCCAGACTGTAACCGGATTAGTCAAAGTGACCGTCATCCTGAGATGTGTATTCGATACTCACTTGTGAATCAACTCTGGcactttgatttaatttgatgacGCAGTCTTGTGGTTTACAATCAAAAGGTTTTTGAACTCCCAAGTATTTTAAGTAATGTGTTTTAGCCAAGTCCATTTTAAAGTACTTACACTTCATGTAGAACAATGTCACGAGAGGACTAGATGTGCCCACGGGAGGTAAAGCCAACCAAACTCCACATGTCAGGGTCATCACCAATGAGTGACTCTTCTGAGGGATGCTTTGATTTGACAGTAATGAGCTCTGTTGGACATAATCACCGTTTTGAGATGGCGGCGGGCGGGGGGAAGTGGGTCTCTAATCCTGGCAGAAGTTGGGCCACCGAACAAGTCAATATTTGTCCCCGCTGACAAGTGATTGCAGTTAGAGCGGGAATCAGGGTGCGGGGCGGGGCTGTGGGGGAGGATGGCGTCTGACTGCAGATgcttcaacaaaaaaaaagaggaaaaatagaGAAAGATGTGAGCTGGAAAATATCACAGCTCTACGAGTTCATCTTTCATCACATTTGAAAGTAACAACATGTGTGGAACGGTGAGAACGTGAAGCCTCTCCATTCATCTCGTCTTCGTGTGCGCCAGAGATCATATGTTACTTATTGTCCGTCCTGGCAAAACGCAGCAGATTTGAAGCAGATCACACGATGGAGACCGTGATGGATGTGAGCTAGAGCTTCGGGCCTGAGCAGAAACAGGAATGCTTAAACACACGCAGTTATTCTTCATATAGTTGAGTCAGATGCCATTTGGAAGGATTTATAAGTGGAGAGGCCCGTAACACCGGCTTTCACGGCATCGTtataagaaagaaaagcatCTGTTTCATCTTTAAACACAGTAGGTTTGACAATAAGACAGTGGAATCAGGCTGGAGTCCATCATGCACGCTGGACTGGCCAgacttgttgttgttattgagATGAGTTGGGCTGACAGCTTGTCCGATGCTGTTAGCCAGCAAGTCCACTTTGGGATAACTCACCCAGAATACCAGCTGAGCAAAGCACCGGGGGTGCACAGGGGACACCgccaacacaaaaacaacagttgtGTGCGGCATGTGAACGTGTGTGGCCTGTTTGAATgtagtgatgtgtgtgtgtgtgtgtgttacagttcTTTTAAAGTATTCTTAGAGGGAACCATGTCAACCCTTAAAATCAGTATTATTTTCCTCATTAGGAGTTGAACACTTTATTTTGTTAGCTGTACAACTTTGTTTTGGAATTGGTTTGAAAAGGTTGTACTGTATTTGCAACCAAACTTGTAATTGCTTTTCGCACATTTTGAATATGTCTGTGAATTATCTGTCCGCAAGTCTTTCCTTAAACTGTATATGTAaaggattaaataaaataaaactgtgctTGTTTAAGTTGTTTTGAGCAAAAGTTGCTTCCTGTTCTTCAAAGATATGACATACTACACATTGTACAGATCATTTCATCACATACATGAAGTGTattcacaatttaaataaaagaaattaaacTAAGGGTCATATTTTATGGACTTCCTGTCACATCTAAAGATCCCTTCCAACTTGAAGGATACATTTTTGTAGATGTCAACAGTTGAAACTATAGTGTAGTGCCCATGTTCACGGTGATAAAGGGGCATGTCCACCAGTAGCCAGGTTTCTATTGAAATGTATCGCAAACTTTAACAAtcaatcaacaaaaacaaagcttcTTTTTATTCTCTACCTGTTATGCAATAATTAGGAGTTGGTTCATCCAGATGAGCAGCAGTAAAACCATTAtaccattgcagaagaagaagggcaGCAAGATGATGTAATTAAAAGAAGCTCAAACGGTGAAGAACAACGTAGAAACGTTTCGGTGTATTAATGTGAAGAAGGTTCAGCTCTGTGTGAAGCGGATGTTCAggtcacatgcttcatgtacgTCCTCATTTATTTGCTGAATGTGTTTTGGATCAACCCAACTGTGGCTTTAGAATCGTTGATAATAAGTCAAATATAGAATCTCACTGGTCGCACCGCCACTCTGCATCTCCCGTCTGAGTGAAACACTTTAAAGCAGCAGACACAGGTGCTCGCTCCGAGTGTTGTCGTCAGTGTGAGCTGCCACACCCGAACGGGCCATCTGAACCAAAACACAACTGCTCGCTTCTCCTCAGATCTCCCTGCTGTTCCATCCCACCCAAGCAGCAACAAATgcactctgcagtgtgtgtgtgtgtgtgtgtgtgtgtgtgtgtgtgtgtgtgtgtgtgtgtgtgtgtgtgtgtgttcatatgcaCATGTAAACAGAGATCTGACACATTCCATGGGCTGTCAACGCTAACCCTACTTTCTCTGTAGCATTCGTCCACCTGTTGCCAgaccataacacacacacacacacacacacacacacacacacacacacacacatacacccacacacacacacacacacacacacacacacacacatgcacacgcacacgcacgcgatCAGCTCCCCATTCCTGTAATCACTcccaaaacaaacataattgaCATGGGGAAACGTTTCACAAAAGACGCAGTTAAGGAAAGTATCTCTCCATACAATCAATCCATTAGTTGTTTTAGGAGGGGGGGGCGGGGTGGTTTGCGGGGGGTCAAAGGGGTGAGAGCTTCACTTATTATCCACCCGAAACCTTTGTCTGAAAGATCAAAAGGACCTTCAGGAGTCCCTCACCCTGCCTGCATGTTTGTCTTACCTGTGAATCTGGAGCACAAAGAACCAGGAAGGAGTacttggaggggggggggggagggggtgtaATGTGATTATAAGTTACTCTAAGTGCtctttgtttgctttaagtaaagtaaCATCTTTAAATCTGTGCAAGAACAACACgcaaaacattgtaaaatacatttttactttactgaAAGCTTCCACTCGACGCTCATTCGACTTATAATCACtttgtaaatattaattaattattaagttATAATCTGTTACAACTGTGGGAATTATAACACACTACGATCCACTGGCAGAAGCAAAAGGTCGGTGagtgaagtattatgatacttgaccttataagtcattataaaatgctttataatatgATTATTGTCATAATTATGATTTTCTCAATAAGCTTCTTACAATAAGTAATGGGAGTCGTCcatgaacacaatgttctgCCAGAGTTAGAACAGTTTTGGTTATCTTGagaatgttatttattttctgtggggggggggggggggggggggattcagtGCTTCTCTCACTGGTTTGTGGTGGGCGGGGCTCATTAGGAGATCGGTGATGTCACATATGTCCACACGTCAATGAGAGTTTGGCagcatttaaatcaaaatgtaacgGCCGTTTGGGTTGTCGCGTGTTTCTGTTTTCAACTGTCAGTCACaactaatataaataaatatatacatataaagataaactttattgggACTCAAACATGCCACGACGTTGGATTATTATCATTTGTTAACTTTGTGTTAAAGGCATGAAAACAGTTTGATATTTGACACTTTGGAAATATTATAAACTGCTTTCTTGTCGCTTCTACTAAAGAAACGATGCATATTCAAAGTGTTGATACTGTTATCCGTATCAAAACTTTGAATATGCatcgtttctttctttcagtcttGTCTCACTGATGTCGCCCCTCCCAAGTTCTGGCATCCTTTCAATGAAGCCACTTCCTGCTCAATGAAATGTTCATTATCCAAAGATGACGGTGAGGCTTAAATCTCCCcgctgtgggactaataaaggatttctgactCTGCTTTTGGTTTCCCACCCTTCCACACAGCTCACCTCGTGATCTTTTGCAGTTTATGCTCCtggaagtaaataaaaacaagtaaagTTGAATCCTTTCTTCTCCCTTCACCTTTGCTTGAGTCTGATAGCGATCAATGGCATTACACAGACCTTGGAAAATCACCACAAATGTTATCAATAAAGTCTCACAAATAATGGAGCATTACACGTCTAATCATGCCGCACAAAAGTGGCCAATACACACTCAGACACTGCAGTCCTTGACTTCTCTCCCATGATGGCAGTAAATTGCTCCCACGTCTGCTCAAGAATCACTATTGAAATCAGCTTGTCTCAGTAATCCGTCTAGTTTAACCTGGAAGTGGCCTCTCGTTGTAATTGTCCAGACCCTGAGAACAACGGCCTGGAAGAAATACAGCATTTACATGAGATCAGTGTTTTCATGGTAATGCTGTTATCTTTTGGCACGTTTCGACAGGCGATTAGGAAATCAGGCTTTCAAATGGATCTCCCCCACGTCGCCTCCCTCTCATTGTTATTCACTGGTGTCCAGGGTCATGTCCACTCCACCCGTTACGCCACTAACTAGATGTGATTGGGAGGCAGAGAGGATTTCAGTCAGCTGGGAAAATATATAAGAGGATATACAGAACATAGGGGATACTTAACTGGCTTTGTCCCGGGGCCACTTTGATATGTCGTGAGCAACATGGCTACAGGAAGCAGCCTGTCTGCTGTCCAAAGCCAGAATCAACCGTAAGAACCCTAAAGAACTAGAAACCCTGATCTCTGGGCTCGGATAAAGGCAGATTAAAACACACGGTAGAATTGATAATTAGTAGGTAGTTTCGTAGAGAGCACTTCttttttatctctctgtcttctttcctTCGTCAACGGGGCTCTTTCCCAGGTAGAGCTTCCACAGTTAGTGTTACTCTGGTTGTTCTGCGGCCTGGTGTAGCTGCTGTAGGTATGTTGTTGAGTTTCCTCTTAGCAAAACGCTCTCTGGTGATGTATGTAATGATGTAGTGTATATGTctcgggcttttattgtgaaagggagagtGCAGACAGAAGTTGAGgcttattctacagccattacatgtGTATCAACATATAGTTCATAATGATacgtctattgccactttaaacaTAACTGAAACCTCTTCCCTATAAACAAGCTCTATTAGTCTATTTTGAAGATTGTTTTATGCACTCTGgcacattatttatattgtaagtACAAAACAATGTCCCATTGTGAATCAATTCTTTTTCATTGGTCGACGGGTATCATAGAGTATCATATATGTggccttctgtgtgtgtgtttgtgtgtattcatctatctatctatccatctatctcttatatttatatatatatatatatatatatatatatatatatatatatatatatatatatccatccatccatccatccatctatctatctatctatctatctatctatctatctatctatctatctatctatctatctatctatctatctatccatctatctcttatattatatatatatatatatatatatatatatccatccatccatccatccatctatctatctatctatctatctatctatctatctatctatctatctatctatctatctatctatctatctatctatctatctatctatctatctatctatctatctatctatctatatctatagatagatagatagatagatagatagatagatagatagatagatagatagatagatagatagatagatagatagatagatagatagatagatagatagatagatagatagatagatgtatctttatatatatttatccatCTATGTAGGGAAACACATGAGCGGGCTGCGTGCTGCATAGTA from Cottoperca gobio chromosome 9, fCotGob3.1, whole genome shotgun sequence includes:
- the aplnra gene encoding apelin receptor A → METTTGEYVDNYEYYDDNETACDFSEWEPSYSLIPVLYMLIFILGLSGNGVVIFTVWRSKSKRRAADVYIGNLAIADLTFVITLPLWAVYTALGYHWPFGVALCKISSYVVLVNMYASVFCLTCLSFDRYLAIVHSLSSSRLRSRGTMLASLGAIWVLSGLLAVPTLLFRTTVNDQNSNRTTCAMDFSLVTMNQRHEYLWIAGLSLSSSALGFLLPFLAMTIFYCFIGCTVTRHFNNLRKEDQKKKRLLKIITTLVVVFAFCWTPFHVLKSMDALSYLNLAPNSCGFLRFLLLAHPYATCLAYVNSCLNPFLYAFFDLRFRSQCLCLLNLKKAMHGHMSSMSSTLSAQTQKSEIQSLATKV